One Idiomarina loihiensis L2TR genomic window carries:
- a CDS encoding APC family permease produces the protein MAEHNHEHGHQDYQKSSLSLWGAVSLGTGVMIGAGIFALTGQVAQLAREWFVLAFVCGGIIAGFSAYSYVKLAKAYPSAGGIAMFLSKAYGKGSVTAIFALLMYFSMVINESLVARTFASYTSQLISFEAQWLIPLLAVGLLVFAFFINILSNQFIQTFSFFMAFVKTLGLVILAAGGLWASGIQFESISAIPEEATGGGILAGIALSILAYKGFTTITNSGGEIVEPKRNVGRAIIISLIICALIYVLVTLAVGSSLSIDEIVKAKDYALSEAARPVYGETGLWVTVAFAIVATVSGVIASAFAVSRMLAMLTNMKLVPHSHFGMPGSIQKHTLVYTIVMAMILAAFFDLSRIASLGAIFYIVMDIAIHWGVLRHLRQKVNANIYILVSAITLDVIVLVAFIWVKWTSDPLVIWASLIGMALIAAGEILFLRKKR, from the coding sequence ATGGCAGAACACAATCATGAACACGGACATCAGGATTATCAGAAAAGCAGCCTGAGTCTTTGGGGGGCGGTGTCGCTGGGGACTGGTGTGATGATTGGCGCTGGTATTTTTGCACTGACCGGACAAGTTGCTCAGCTGGCAAGAGAGTGGTTTGTCCTGGCGTTTGTGTGCGGCGGTATCATTGCCGGCTTTAGCGCTTACTCTTACGTTAAGTTGGCGAAAGCCTATCCGTCAGCGGGCGGTATTGCGATGTTCCTCAGTAAAGCTTATGGAAAAGGAAGTGTGACGGCGATATTCGCACTCTTGATGTACTTTTCTATGGTGATTAATGAAAGTTTAGTCGCTCGGACATTTGCGTCTTATACCAGCCAGTTAATTTCTTTTGAAGCGCAGTGGCTTATCCCTTTGTTGGCGGTGGGTTTGCTGGTCTTTGCGTTTTTTATCAATATTTTGAGTAATCAGTTTATTCAAACGTTCTCGTTTTTTATGGCCTTTGTTAAGACTTTAGGGTTGGTCATTTTAGCGGCTGGTGGTTTGTGGGCCTCAGGCATTCAGTTTGAATCGATATCGGCTATTCCAGAAGAAGCTACGGGTGGCGGTATTTTAGCGGGTATTGCTTTAAGCATACTTGCGTACAAAGGGTTTACAACAATAACCAATAGTGGCGGTGAAATTGTTGAGCCTAAGAGAAATGTCGGGCGTGCCATTATTATTTCGCTGATTATCTGCGCGTTAATATACGTTCTGGTCACTCTGGCGGTTGGCTCGAGCCTGTCCATAGATGAGATTGTGAAAGCGAAAGACTACGCGCTTTCTGAAGCAGCCAGACCCGTCTATGGCGAGACCGGACTATGGGTGACGGTCGCTTTTGCAATTGTAGCAACGGTATCAGGAGTGATTGCCAGCGCGTTTGCCGTTTCAAGAATGTTAGCCATGTTGACCAATATGAAGCTTGTTCCACACAGTCATTTTGGCATGCCAGGTTCCATTCAGAAGCATACGCTGGTTTACACCATTGTTATGGCTATGATCTTAGCGGCATTCTTCGATTTGAGTCGAATTGCGTCACTGGGCGCTATTTTTTATATCGTGATGGACATTGCGATCCACTGGGGCGTATTACGGCATCTAAGGCAAAAGGTGAATGCCAATATTTACATACTTGTCAGCGCAATCACGCTAGACGTCATCGTTTTAGTCGCTTTTATATGGGTGAAATGGACGAGCGATCCGCTGGTGATTTGGGCGTCTCTTATCGGTATGGCATTGATTGCCGCTGGTGAGATTTTGTTTTTACGTAAAAAGCGTTAA
- a CDS encoding YdbL family protein, translating to MMKYLLTAVLIAFIGLSSPLAQAQQLNLEQSMAQLSDAKEQGLVGEKPDGYLGVVKSTETAEQIVKHINEARRQEYTRIANNNDIAVADVELLAGKRAIERTKSGHYVKIDGEWKQKP from the coding sequence ATGATGAAATATTTACTAACCGCAGTTTTAATTGCTTTTATTGGCTTATCAAGCCCGCTGGCACAAGCTCAGCAGCTAAACTTAGAGCAGTCAATGGCACAGTTAAGTGACGCCAAAGAGCAGGGTCTGGTGGGTGAAAAACCCGACGGTTACCTGGGAGTCGTAAAGTCCACCGAAACAGCCGAACAAATCGTTAAACACATTAACGAAGCTCGCCGTCAGGAATACACGCGCATAGCCAACAACAATGACATTGCTGTTGCCGATGTCGAGCTGTTAGCCGGCAAACGCGCCATTGAACGCACCAAGTCAGGTCACTATGTAAAAATTGACGGAGAATGGAAGCAGAAGCCTTAA
- the lspA gene encoding signal peptidase II produces MLIIGKKLSPYALLSISGLLAASDQAVKWLVQQSMAYGEYVSVTPFFNWVHLWNTGAAFSLFANGGGWQRYFFIGIAVAVSIFLIKLILENRHKGEAIAYSLILGGAMGNLIDRVFRGYVVDSFDFYWRDWHWPAFNLADIAIVLGALLFVSGSFLGKKTNTNAESDGSD; encoded by the coding sequence ATGCTCATTATTGGCAAAAAGCTCTCGCCGTATGCCCTATTGTCCATATCGGGCCTGCTGGCAGCGTCTGATCAGGCTGTAAAGTGGCTGGTGCAGCAATCAATGGCCTATGGCGAGTATGTTTCGGTGACCCCGTTCTTTAACTGGGTGCACCTATGGAACACCGGTGCCGCATTCAGTCTTTTTGCGAATGGTGGAGGCTGGCAGCGCTACTTTTTTATCGGGATCGCGGTGGCGGTCTCGATTTTTCTGATCAAGCTGATCCTTGAAAATCGTCATAAAGGAGAAGCCATCGCTTACAGTCTTATCCTCGGTGGCGCCATGGGCAACCTGATTGACCGGGTCTTTCGTGGCTATGTTGTGGATTCCTTTGATTTCTATTGGCGAGACTGGCATTGGCCGGCCTTCAACCTGGCTGATATTGCAATTGTCCTCGGTGCCTTACTTTTCGTTTCCGGCAGCTTTTTGGGTAAAAAAACAAACACCAATGCCGAGTCGGATGGATCTGACTGA
- the tatA gene encoding twin-arginine translocase TatA/TatE family subunit has translation MGFGGMSMVQLGVLLVIVILLFGSKKLRTLGSDLGSAIKGFKSSITDEPSDREKDIQRHQNLTSEEERHHEQ, from the coding sequence ATGGGATTTGGCGGCATGAGTATGGTTCAGTTAGGAGTTTTACTGGTTATTGTCATTCTTCTTTTTGGTAGCAAAAAGCTACGAACCCTGGGATCCGATCTTGGTAGTGCGATAAAAGGGTTTAAATCATCGATTACTGATGAACCGTCTGATAGGGAAAAGGACATTCAACGTCATCAAAATTTAACCTCAGAAGAGGAGCGTCATCATGAACAATGA
- a CDS encoding copper resistance system multicopper oxidase gives MNNEFNKGRRKFIKSAFTAASALAIAKVAPTWAAPQGRSFKDQILTNDEIDLTIAKSPLLVGNKVGAPITINGQMPGPLIRLKEGQRAKLNVTNRLSEDTSIHWHGIILPENMDGVPGVSFEGIKPGRTFKYRYDVEQNGTYWYHSHSGLQEQLGHLGPLVIEPKDGDIGADREHTIILSDWTFEDPDTVFRNLKVAEGYYNYQKRTIFETFEDVRQQGLEKTWKQREMWGQMRMSPRDIADVTGSTYTYLMNGRDSQMNWSALFKPGEKVRLRIINGSAMSYFDVRIPGLEMTVVAADGQPIKPVSIDEFRIGVAEVYDVIVQPRKNQAYTIFAESFDRSGYVRGTLTPEMGLEAEVPELRPAVERGMAAMGMGAMAMSGDMKGNSMNMKHMGGNNSHMTHKMTHKKELPVENIKIKHRESGHGAGAAMIATNPVSRLHEPGIGLEDVDHKVLVYTDLVGAHEWPDTREPERQIELHLTGHMERYMWSFDGKKFTEVDGPVQFHHGERLRLVMVNDTMMDHPIHLHGMWMELENGQYPRPRKHTISLKPSEKVSLLITADAPGSWAFHCHLLYHMKAGMFRVVNVA, from the coding sequence ATGAACAATGAGTTTAATAAAGGGCGTCGAAAATTCATTAAATCTGCATTTACTGCGGCGTCTGCTTTAGCAATCGCCAAAGTAGCACCAACTTGGGCTGCTCCTCAGGGACGCAGTTTTAAAGATCAGATCCTGACAAACGATGAGATTGATCTGACCATTGCAAAGTCCCCACTGCTCGTGGGAAATAAAGTAGGAGCACCAATAACCATCAATGGCCAAATGCCGGGCCCTTTGATTCGTTTAAAAGAAGGGCAGCGAGCAAAGCTAAATGTGACTAACCGGTTGTCGGAAGACACGTCAATTCACTGGCACGGAATTATATTGCCGGAGAATATGGATGGCGTGCCTGGCGTATCTTTCGAAGGGATAAAGCCAGGACGAACGTTCAAATACCGCTACGATGTCGAGCAAAACGGAACTTATTGGTATCACAGCCATTCCGGTTTGCAGGAGCAATTGGGACACCTGGGGCCGTTAGTGATTGAACCGAAAGACGGAGACATTGGTGCTGATCGAGAACATACCATTATTCTCAGCGACTGGACATTCGAAGATCCGGATACCGTGTTTCGTAACTTGAAAGTTGCGGAGGGGTACTATAACTATCAAAAACGTACGATATTTGAGACCTTCGAGGACGTGCGACAGCAAGGGTTAGAGAAAACCTGGAAGCAACGAGAAATGTGGGGGCAAATGCGAATGAGCCCCCGTGATATTGCGGATGTGACGGGCAGTACTTATACCTACCTGATGAATGGCCGCGATTCACAGATGAACTGGTCAGCATTGTTTAAGCCTGGTGAAAAAGTACGCCTTCGTATCATTAACGGTTCAGCAATGAGTTATTTCGATGTGAGGATCCCTGGGTTGGAGATGACGGTAGTGGCCGCTGACGGACAGCCTATTAAACCGGTCTCAATTGATGAGTTTCGGATTGGCGTTGCTGAAGTGTATGACGTCATCGTACAACCCAGAAAAAATCAAGCCTACACTATTTTTGCGGAAAGCTTTGATCGAAGTGGTTATGTCAGAGGCACCTTAACACCGGAGATGGGTTTAGAGGCAGAGGTTCCTGAGCTGCGACCTGCCGTGGAGCGAGGCATGGCCGCTATGGGCATGGGAGCGATGGCGATGTCCGGTGATATGAAAGGCAATAGCATGAATATGAAGCATATGGGCGGCAATAACAGCCATATGACGCATAAAATGACACACAAAAAAGAGCTCCCGGTCGAAAACATTAAAATCAAACACCGTGAGTCCGGACATGGCGCCGGGGCGGCTATGATTGCTACAAACCCGGTAAGCCGTTTGCATGAACCCGGGATTGGATTGGAAGACGTTGATCATAAAGTCTTAGTGTATACCGACTTGGTCGGCGCGCATGAATGGCCGGATACGCGGGAGCCCGAACGACAGATAGAGCTGCACTTAACGGGTCATATGGAGCGTTACATGTGGTCTTTCGACGGGAAGAAGTTTACCGAAGTGGATGGCCCGGTTCAGTTTCATCATGGAGAACGACTGAGGTTGGTGATGGTAAACGATACGATGATGGACCACCCCATACACCTACACGGTATGTGGATGGAACTTGAAAACGGACAGTATCCACGCCCACGCAAACATACGATTAGCCTGAAGCCGAGCGAAAAAGTGTCGTTATTGATAACGGCAGACGCGCCGGGTAGTTGGGCGTTCCACTGTCACCTGTTGTATCACATGAAAGCGGGTATGTTCCGTGTGGTCAATGTCGCATAA
- a CDS encoding copper resistance protein B, with product MYGKSLLVGAALLPGLAVAGHAKEDWPEPVKEYNTGQVLFDRLELTRTNEEENLAVWDMIAWYGGDYHRAVFKSEGENVQDDGEPTDLERAELLYGYLVSPFWSFQAGIGTRGTLSSDASMENYAVVSFMGLAPYWFEMDNSLMVNEEGDVQFVSETEYEWQLTQTSYLQPRIELTANLTDSDKYERQSGLSNLRVGLRYRHEISREFAPYIGVYWNGALGNTADEMKRMGKDTTETGVVLGARVWF from the coding sequence ATGTACGGTAAATCATTATTAGTGGGTGCGGCGTTGTTGCCAGGTTTAGCAGTCGCCGGACATGCGAAAGAGGACTGGCCTGAACCCGTCAAAGAATATAACACCGGGCAAGTACTGTTCGATCGGTTGGAGTTAACGCGAACCAACGAGGAAGAGAACCTAGCCGTCTGGGACATGATTGCTTGGTATGGCGGTGACTATCACCGAGCTGTTTTCAAGAGTGAAGGGGAGAATGTTCAAGACGACGGTGAGCCCACTGACTTAGAAAGAGCCGAACTGCTGTATGGATACTTGGTGTCTCCGTTTTGGTCGTTTCAGGCCGGTATTGGTACGCGAGGTACCTTATCGTCGGACGCGTCTATGGAAAATTATGCTGTCGTGAGTTTTATGGGGTTGGCGCCCTATTGGTTCGAAATGGATAACTCGCTGATGGTGAATGAAGAAGGCGACGTCCAATTTGTTAGCGAAACTGAGTACGAGTGGCAGTTAACACAAACCTCGTACTTACAACCTCGCATTGAGTTAACAGCCAACCTGACAGATTCAGACAAATATGAACGGCAAAGTGGCTTGAGCAACTTGCGTGTGGGGTTGCGTTATCGTCACGAAATCAGTCGTGAGTTTGCACCCTACATTGGTGTTTATTGGAACGGCGCGTTAGGCAACACGGCAGATGAAATGAAACGAATGGGTAAGGACACCACAGAAACAGGCGTGGTCCTTGGGGCCAGAGTTTGGTTTTAA
- a CDS encoding copper resistance CopC family protein, with product MKNILKLAFGTTLFFSAWASAHVGLTSSSPEDGATLSESPTEITMNFSGDVRLAKIMLHSDDGKMHPLDFSMSMTPKAAYEIAVKNNLASGGYTVYWTAMGGDSHKISGDFSFEVK from the coding sequence ATGAAAAACATACTTAAGTTAGCCTTCGGTACCACGTTATTTTTTAGTGCATGGGCTAGCGCTCACGTCGGCCTAACATCCAGTAGCCCGGAGGACGGTGCGACTTTGTCCGAGTCACCAACGGAAATTACGATGAATTTTTCCGGTGATGTTCGTCTGGCTAAAATTATGCTGCACTCAGATGACGGTAAAATGCATCCGCTGGACTTTTCGATGAGCATGACTCCCAAAGCAGCGTACGAAATTGCTGTTAAAAACAATTTGGCGTCAGGTGGTTACACGGTTTATTGGACGGCAATGGGTGGGGACAGTCATAAAATATCGGGTGATTTTAGCTTTGAGGTGAAATGA
- a CDS encoding copper resistance D family protein, translating to MMTLWSVASVLTLAFIFWLNAVMTASPYIVYLSGLKKQSERKNRLVALLLLLASLLYFFLKVGSFAAEGFAGMIDTTYMQFIWTGPVGLFIQLQIAVAIAWIVYSVVKLKRIKWVLYVVAIGLMGWSFLSIGHGSDAVWWGKLALLTHLLVAWVWFGSLNSLRKLATSVPLAKAKAIMERFGVHMSAAVPILLIAGLVMYRSATGRWMPELPLTSYDTVLLAKLVFVALILLVAALHKLKFVPQLNDNAAAKRLKNSITAEMVLAVTIFILASALSSAFSPG from the coding sequence ATGATGACCCTTTGGAGTGTGGCCAGCGTTTTAACGTTGGCCTTTATATTCTGGCTTAACGCGGTGATGACCGCCTCGCCTTATATCGTTTATTTGTCCGGTTTAAAAAAGCAGTCTGAACGAAAGAATAGGCTTGTTGCGTTGCTTCTATTACTGGCAAGCCTTCTGTATTTTTTTCTGAAAGTCGGTAGTTTTGCTGCTGAAGGCTTTGCCGGCATGATTGACACGACCTACATGCAGTTTATATGGACCGGCCCTGTTGGGTTGTTCATCCAACTTCAGATAGCGGTTGCTATTGCTTGGATTGTTTACTCTGTTGTTAAGCTAAAACGTATAAAGTGGGTGCTATATGTTGTCGCCATTGGACTCATGGGATGGAGCTTTTTAAGTATTGGTCACGGCAGTGACGCCGTCTGGTGGGGAAAGCTAGCGCTTTTAACACACTTGTTAGTCGCTTGGGTTTGGTTCGGCAGTCTTAACTCATTGCGAAAGCTGGCAACGTCGGTACCGCTTGCTAAAGCGAAAGCCATTATGGAGCGTTTTGGTGTGCATATGTCTGCAGCGGTTCCAATACTCCTTATTGCGGGCTTGGTTATGTATCGTAGTGCAACAGGGCGATGGATGCCAGAGCTGCCGCTTACGTCGTATGACACGGTACTACTAGCGAAACTTGTGTTTGTGGCGCTGATTCTCCTTGTTGCCGCATTGCATAAATTAAAGTTCGTACCGCAATTAAATGATAACGCGGCCGCCAAGCGACTCAAAAACTCCATAACGGCGGAAATGGTATTGGCTGTCACTATTTTTATCCTGGCCTCTGCGCTAAGCAGCGCGTTTTCCCCCGGTTAA
- the cadR gene encoding Cd(II)/Pb(II)-responsive transcriptional regulator, with product MRIGQLAQLVGVETQTIRFYEQQGLLPPPDRQDNGYRVYTEKHGEGLAFIRRCRILGLSLAEIHELQSYQDDPHQPCTAVNALLDDHISHVRSQITALQALEKQLVSLRASCNDDREVEACGVLAGISEGNMHQQ from the coding sequence ATGCGCATTGGTCAGTTGGCGCAGTTGGTAGGGGTCGAAACACAGACGATCCGCTTCTATGAACAGCAGGGCTTGTTGCCGCCGCCTGATCGGCAGGACAACGGTTACCGTGTCTATACCGAGAAGCATGGTGAGGGGCTGGCCTTCATCCGTCGCTGCAGAATCCTGGGCCTGTCACTGGCTGAGATTCACGAACTACAGAGCTATCAGGACGACCCTCATCAGCCTTGTACCGCCGTCAACGCCTTGCTCGATGATCACATCTCTCATGTGCGGTCGCAGATAACCGCTCTGCAAGCGCTTGAGAAACAACTCGTTTCACTGAGAGCGAGTTGCAACGATGACCGGGAAGTTGAGGCGTGTGGGGTTCTTGCTGGAATTAGCGAAGGAAACATGCACCAGCAGTAG
- a CDS encoding YybH family protein, with the protein MKLLVSVFMVSVMFISAPSSAEKLSEPTAVLDAFRTALTEGDTEVVRDVLSNDVFIFEGGGVERSLAEYSAHHLKSDIKFSQAVPSQLLERTVQEADGLAVITSRYSVSGEYNGREVDLTMNETVTVSNTTESGWKIIRIHWSN; encoded by the coding sequence ATGAAATTACTTGTGAGTGTTTTTATGGTTTCGGTAATGTTTATTTCAGCGCCCAGTAGCGCCGAAAAACTATCTGAGCCGACCGCTGTGCTTGATGCATTTCGAACTGCTTTAACTGAAGGTGACACGGAAGTCGTTAGAGATGTGCTTTCCAATGATGTGTTTATCTTTGAAGGTGGTGGTGTTGAACGATCCTTGGCCGAGTACAGTGCTCATCACCTTAAGTCAGATATTAAGTTTAGCCAGGCGGTTCCTTCACAGTTGCTTGAAAGGACAGTACAAGAAGCCGATGGCCTTGCTGTGATCACTTCTCGGTATAGCGTTTCCGGGGAGTATAACGGGCGTGAGGTTGATTTAACGATGAATGAAACCGTAACCGTATCAAATACGACTGAGTCTGGCTGGAAAATTATCCGGATCCATTGGTCCAACTGA
- a CDS encoding cation transporter, producing the protein MSKSCGGACGGDATSAADTDIQASSEAPGRWVSVYAVPKMDCPSEERMIRLALNGFEEIRALSFDLSNRRLKVVHDGEVEPVTSKLKTLGLGASLQETVAANPETTKAAEFSAASAKQESGTLRWLLGINALLFVVEMTAGLIAQSTGLIGESLDNFADAAVYGLALYAVGHSVKMQVRAAHLAGVLQLILAVGVLVEVVRRFVFGSEPESLVMMAIAFVALIANTSCLLLISKHREGGAHMKASWIFSANDVVINLGVITAGALVAWTGSNYPDLIIGTIAGGIVLNGARRILALKG; encoded by the coding sequence ATGAGCAAATCCTGTGGTGGCGCCTGTGGCGGTGATGCAACGTCCGCAGCGGATACCGATATACAGGCCTCCTCCGAGGCGCCAGGGAGATGGGTCAGTGTTTATGCCGTGCCGAAGATGGACTGTCCATCAGAAGAACGAATGATTCGCCTAGCCCTGAACGGCTTTGAGGAGATTCGGGCGCTGTCCTTCGACTTGTCGAACCGCCGGCTGAAGGTCGTGCATGACGGCGAGGTCGAGCCCGTCACCTCGAAACTGAAGACCTTGGGGCTAGGCGCCTCGCTTCAGGAAACCGTCGCTGCAAATCCGGAGACCACCAAGGCCGCCGAGTTTTCGGCAGCTTCTGCTAAGCAAGAATCCGGGACCCTGCGCTGGTTGCTCGGCATCAATGCACTTCTGTTCGTGGTGGAAATGACTGCCGGTCTGATCGCCCAGTCCACCGGCCTGATTGGAGAATCCCTGGACAATTTTGCCGATGCGGCGGTGTACGGGCTTGCCCTTTATGCGGTTGGACATAGCGTGAAAATGCAGGTACGTGCCGCGCATCTTGCTGGTGTACTGCAACTGATCTTGGCTGTGGGCGTGCTCGTAGAGGTGGTGAGACGCTTTGTATTCGGTAGTGAGCCTGAATCGCTGGTGATGATGGCTATCGCATTCGTCGCATTGATTGCCAATACCAGTTGTCTGCTGCTCATATCCAAACATCGGGAAGGCGGGGCGCACATGAAGGCAAGCTGGATATTCTCGGCCAACGACGTGGTGATCAACCTGGGGGTCATCACCGCCGGCGCCCTGGTCGCGTGGACCGGTTCCAATTATCCGGATCTGATTATCGGCACCATCGCGGGGGGCATTGTACTTAACGGTGCCAGACGCATTTTGGCGTTGAAGGGTTAA
- a CDS encoding MauE/DoxX family redox-associated membrane protein, which translates to MSQSTQKATLYRMSTPDHQCPFGLKTRHLLKANGYDVDDNLLESREETDKFKKKHDVDTTPQVFIGDKRIGGYEEVRAFLGKPLPDPDATSYRPVIALFTMTALLSVATSWLSFGRVFTVQTIEWFISFSMVVLALLKLQDVEKFSTMFLNYDLLAKKWVPYGRIYPYAEGLAGLLMAAEFAHVISIPVALFIGIVGSISVFKAVYVDKRELKCACVGGSSNVPLGFISLTENLMMVAMAVWMFFTMN; encoded by the coding sequence ATGAGTCAGTCAACTCAAAAAGCTACGCTTTACAGAATGTCAACGCCTGATCACCAGTGCCCTTTTGGGCTAAAAACCAGGCACTTACTTAAAGCCAACGGTTACGATGTGGACGACAACCTGTTGGAAAGCCGAGAAGAAACCGACAAATTCAAGAAAAAGCACGACGTCGATACCACTCCACAAGTGTTTATTGGTGATAAACGTATCGGTGGGTACGAGGAGGTTCGAGCCTTTCTTGGAAAGCCTCTTCCTGACCCTGACGCAACCAGTTACCGACCCGTTATTGCATTATTTACTATGACGGCACTCCTCTCTGTAGCCACGTCGTGGTTGTCTTTTGGTCGCGTATTTACCGTACAAACCATCGAGTGGTTCATCAGTTTCTCTATGGTGGTTCTGGCCTTGCTCAAACTCCAGGACGTAGAGAAGTTCTCTACCATGTTTCTCAATTACGATCTTCTCGCCAAAAAATGGGTGCCTTATGGCCGTATTTATCCCTATGCCGAAGGCTTGGCGGGTCTGTTAATGGCAGCCGAATTCGCCCATGTCATATCCATACCCGTCGCATTATTCATCGGCATCGTAGGCTCTATATCGGTGTTTAAAGCCGTTTATGTCGACAAACGCGAGCTAAAATGTGCCTGTGTCGGTGGCTCCAGTAATGTGCCGTTAGGCTTCATTTCGCTCACTGAAAACCTCATGATGGTCGCTATGGCTGTCTGGATGTTTTTTACAATGAACTAG
- a CDS encoding DUF411 domain-containing protein, whose protein sequence is MSIKRNIAVLAMLFSVSVSATDVEEQQLTVLKDPNCGCCEKWLQALPDSFSVSVQHPNNLTQRKRDSGISAEVQSCHTAISSNGYVFEGHVPPTLVSHYLAGKKSENGIGLTVPGMPVGSVGMEMGTRFQPYTVYEIKKDGSITPYQQIASLEQQQALSNEGL, encoded by the coding sequence ATGTCTATCAAACGCAATATCGCTGTTTTGGCGATGCTGTTTTCCGTGTCTGTATCTGCAACCGATGTAGAAGAGCAGCAACTAACCGTTCTAAAAGATCCCAACTGCGGTTGCTGTGAAAAGTGGTTACAAGCTTTACCGGATAGCTTTAGTGTGTCCGTACAACATCCGAACAACCTGACCCAACGAAAACGTGACTCCGGTATTAGTGCCGAGGTCCAATCCTGTCATACCGCTATTTCTAGTAATGGCTATGTCTTTGAGGGGCACGTTCCTCCTACATTGGTTTCTCATTATTTAGCTGGGAAAAAGTCAGAAAATGGCATTGGATTAACTGTTCCTGGCATGCCGGTAGGGTCTGTTGGTATGGAAATGGGTACTCGGTTTCAACCGTATACGGTCTATGAAATCAAAAAGGACGGTTCAATTACACCTTATCAGCAGATAGCAAGTTTAGAGCAGCAGCAAGCACTCTCAAATGAAGGGCTTTAG
- a CDS encoding ISL3-like element ISPpu12 family transposase, translating into MTELPDNILHMPQYQVLGCKSTDDEMHFQVDAPDPVACEECGVQGEFVRFGKRDVPYRDLPIHGKRVTLWVVRRRYTCRACKTTFRPQLPEMVDGFRMTLRLHEYVDKESFNHPYTFVAAQTGLDEKTVRDIFNARAEFLGRWHRFETPRILGIDELYLNKRYRCILTNIEERTLLDLLATRRQDVVTNYLMKLKDRQKVEIVSMDMWNPYRAAVKAVLPQARIVVDKFHVVRMANDALERVRKGLRKELKPSQSRTLKGDRKILLKRAHEVSDRERLIMETWTGAFPQLLAAYEHKERFYGIWDATTRLQAEAALDEWIATIPKGQKEVWSDLVRAVGNWREETMTYFETDMPVTNAYTESINRLAKDKNREGRGYSFEVMRARMLYTTKHKKKAPTAKVSPFYKKTIGYGLPDFAEELNYGVDLSTI; encoded by the coding sequence ATGACCGAACTTCCCGACAACATTCTTCACATGCCGCAATACCAAGTACTGGGCTGCAAATCAACCGACGACGAAATGCACTTCCAGGTGGACGCGCCCGATCCCGTCGCTTGCGAGGAATGCGGCGTGCAGGGTGAGTTCGTGCGGTTCGGCAAGCGTGATGTTCCCTATCGTGATCTGCCCATCCACGGCAAGCGGGTCACTCTCTGGGTGGTCCGCCGCCGATACACCTGCCGGGCCTGCAAGACAACATTCAGGCCCCAGCTACCGGAGATGGTGGACGGATTCCGTATGACACTGCGGCTGCATGAGTACGTGGACAAGGAATCCTTCAACCACCCCTACACCTTTGTGGCGGCACAGACCGGCCTGGACGAGAAGACGGTGCGCGACATCTTCAACGCCCGCGCCGAGTTCCTGGGGCGCTGGCACCGCTTCGAGACGCCCCGCATCCTGGGCATTGACGAGCTATACCTGAACAAGCGCTACCGCTGCATTCTGACCAACATTGAGGAGCGAACCCTGCTCGACCTGCTGGCCACCCGCCGCCAGGACGTGGTGACCAACTACCTGATGAAGCTGAAAGACCGGCAGAAGGTCGAGATCGTCAGCATGGACATGTGGAACCCCTACCGGGCAGCGGTCAAGGCTGTGCTGCCCCAGGCCCGTATCGTGGTCGATAAGTTCCATGTGGTGCGCATGGCCAACGATGCCCTAGAGAGAGTGCGCAAGGGCCTCAGAAAGGAGCTGAAACCGTCCCAGAGCCGGACTCTCAAGGGAGACCGGAAAATCCTGCTGAAACGCGCTCACGAAGTCTCAGACCGGGAGCGCCTCATCATGGAGACCTGGACAGGCGCGTTCCCGCAACTGCTGGCCGCCTACGAGCACAAGGAGCGCTTCTACGGCATCTGGGACGCCACCACACGGCTCCAGGCAGAAGCCGCCCTGGACGAGTGGATAGCCACCATCCCGAAGGGCCAAAAGGAAGTCTGGAGCGATCTGGTCAGGGCAGTGGGAAACTGGCGCGAAGAGACCATGACCTACTTCGAGACGGACATGCCCGTCACCAACGCTTACACGGAGTCCATCAACCGACTGGCCAAGGACAAGAACCGTGAAGGGCGCGGTTACTCCTTCGAGGTGATGCGGGCACGAATGCTCTACACCACGAAGCACAAGAAGAAGGCACCGACTGCGAAGGTCTCTCCTTTCTACAAGAAAACCATCGGTTACGGACTGCCGGACTTCGCAGAGGAACTCAACTACGGAGTCGATCTATCAACCATCTGA